The following DNA comes from Hordeum vulgare subsp. vulgare chromosome 3H, MorexV3_pseudomolecules_assembly, whole genome shotgun sequence.
AACGGTGGTTTCAGTGTCCAGTTCGATATCATTGTGTCCGATGAGAGCTCCACCGAATACGTCCCTGGACGGAACCATGACCGCATGCTAGTGCCACCGCCGGATATTCTCCATGATCTCGGCAAGCTCCTCTCCTCCGGTGAAGGGGTGGACGTCACGTTCGAGGTCGGCGGTGAGACGTTCGCCGCACACAGGTGTATCCTCGGCGCTCGTTCCTTCGTCTTCAGGGCGGAGCTTCTGGGACCAATGAAGGAGAGCACATCAACGTGTGTGCAGATAGAGGACATGGAGCCAAAAGTATTCAAGGCATTGCTTCATTTCATCTACACCGACTCGCTGCCCGAGATCGATGAGGCTGAAGCGCTAGGGATGATCCAGCATCTGCTTGTTGCCGCTGACAGGTACGGCCTCAAGAGACTAAAGTTGACCTGTGAAGAGAAACTATGTAGTTACTTCAACACTAGTACAGTTGCCACTACGTTGGCACTCGCCGAGCAACATGCTTGTCCTGCACTCAAGGAGGAATGCTTGAGATTCCTCGAGTCCAGTAATAATAGCACGCTGGATTTGATCACACGGAGTTCTGACTTTGAGCATCTGGCAACAAGTTGCCCGTCTATTATGAAGGAGCTTATTCCCAAACTTGCTCGTAAACccccttttgtaataaattatagCAACATGTAGCTAGCTATATATTGAGGAAATTGCCAACGTCCACATTTAGTTTACTTTTGCTGCTTGAAGCTTTGTGTCTATCTCTATCATTCTTCTAGGTGTTATCCTTTCAGCTAGCATACATTGTTGGTCTGTAATGAATTcaacagaagaagaaaagaagaaaattcCATGTATTCGATTATCTTTATTGTACTAATTCCTCTTTGCGTAAAGATGATTTTTTGTTTCATCCACCACTACTCCAGCTAGCTTCTTCTCGTGTAATCAAATTTGTtcctgtatgtatgtatgtatgtatgtatgtatgtatgtatgtatgaggctGGGTTGTTCAATTCTTGTTTTCTTTCTAACTCATTCATATCCTTTTGATATTTGCTACTGCTGCTGTATCATATATGGTCACCTACTAGCTTGTTTTGCTATTCTTATAAGAGCGCCTCCCAAAAAAACATTTACAACGCCTTGATAGCCAGTTTTTACGCGCCGTGGAACGCTGTCTCCAGCGACCGTTGTTAAAAAGGATATAAAGGACTCgagtatcaccaaagaactagccatggatagGGTTGCTCGAAAGCCTTCTACTCATGTGCCAAAATCATAAGTTGGTCGTAAGATttgatgggtttcaactctagcttatcccaacttgtttgggactaaatgctttgttgttgttgtttaacaAATTTTCATCTTAGATActctaaaagaaataaaaatatataacttagagcacaaagaaaaaaaaaagggtgtTTGTACCTGCTACCAATAATCAACAAACTATTTGTGCTCAGCTTATTTCAAATCAATCAGTTTTGGAGCACATGCTGACAATTAGTTATTGCTATTCGAACTGCATGTCCACTAGGGAAAATATATTTGTAAATATCTTCAAAAATCTCTCCATGATAATAAAGCATGTAGTGCTTCCGTCGTCTGTCTTGGCTGTTTTGCAGAAAAGTCCCTGTCTTTTTCATAATTAACCCGTAGTCCATCTTTTACTCACAGCCGAaccgttttttgcattttttagaaaaccccctgatgttttaggtaatcaacccgccaTTCGTATTTAAGTCAGCCGAAACTTTTTTTGTAACAAAAAAAACCCCTGACTTTTTAGTTAATCAATCTACATTCtacctaaaacaaaattatccatatcttttaaaccgtaactctgattttaacatgttatatataaaatttgattaaaaaaatatgtagaatctaaataggatgttatttttagcagttgaatactttttaaatattatttttcgtgcaaacttaatctgtagtgcactgtccttttttttctctttccggCAATGATACGAATTTcataaacatccattaaattaaaaccaaattgagaggaaagaaaacatcgttaaccacacatgcacacctttggaaaatctcATGGGGAGAAAGAACATATATCTCATCTTATTTCGAGTGActcattcaaacgcgttttcgttgtgtgagcactgaaaccatcgtcggcaacacaaatatgatgccatgtgaaaatatattgcgttcagaacgtgtgttattttctcttccgttgcaacgcacgggctcttttgctagtataaTCAAGCTTGCAACTTCAGATTTACTCGTGTCTTTTTTGAAGGTCAGCGGGGGAGGGCAAGGCCTTAGACCTGAATTCTATTCAAATTTGCATATAAGGCTTTACAACCTCGCAAGATAGCTTCAAGCGAACCAGAAGTACATGAGACATAAGGAAGAAGAGATAAACAAAAAACGCACGCCAACAACACACATAGCAGGGACAACAAGGAAAACACAACAAAGAGCACCATAGGAGAAGACCAACATTGGCAGCCGGACAAAACCATGGCACAACACCGTCGACACAATCCAACGACACCTCACTAACCATGGCTACACAACGCCGCGACACAGGACCTGCATCGCGAGGCACAGTCGAAGGCCATGCAAGGCCGAGACGACACCACGGCTCATGTGTGCCATCATCATAGTCGAGGGGCATCGCCAAGCAAACCAATCTGAAGCAATGCATCGTCGACGCAATCGAACAACACCTCACAAACCAAGATTGCACGACGCCGCGACAACACCTGCGTCGGGGGTGCATTCAAATGGAAATGCGAGGCCGAGACGAGCCTTGACACCTGCGTGCCCACAGCGTAGCTGCAGGGACCACCAAGCAGAGACGCACCAGGAGCAATCGAGCACAACACACTACCGTCGACCCCAGACCggccgcaccaccaccaccgaccACCCACCTCAAACCAGCCAACTACCATCCCAAATCTCAGGCAAACAGAGTAACAACGCATCTCCCAAGAAAGGCACCACCATTGTGGTAAAACGACGTCAAGGACGTCGCCGCCGTCCGATCCAGAAGATGGATCTAAGGCTTTCGCCCAGAGAATGAACAGAGTAAACGCGAAATCAATGCATCACACAAGAACACCTCCAAGGAGGGATCCGACGCTAGGAAGCGAAGCTGCCGTTGGTGCCGACCCAAATCAGCACGAGGCTTTCACCCGAACCATCACATGCGCCACCCCGCTACTGAGCCACGTCACTGCCGAGACCGGAGGCACCGCCGAAAAGGCAGGCCACCGGCGAGGccccgccaccccctcccccgtgGCCGCCGGCCCGAGCCGTATATCAGCCGCGCACCTTGCGCCAGATCTGCGCAGGGCATGAGCCAGCGCCGCCCCCGCGCACCCCTGCATGCGCCCACGGCACCCCAGCCACgttgcaccacctccaccacTCTGCAGCCACCGATACGAGATCCAACATCTGGCACCCACCGCCAACGCCCCCGGCCACCCATCATTCCCAGATCTGACGGAGCCGACCGCTGCCCCCGGCCACCCAGCACGCCCTGCCACCACGAGGAGCCAACAAAGCCCTCCTACACAGTGGCGGATCCACCATTGGGGCGGCCACCGAAGCAGGGTATCTCCCGTGCCTAACGACCTTCGGCGCAGCACAATGAAGCTCATTGTCGTTCACCGACCCGGCAAACCTTAACTTCTGGATCCGTCACTTCTCCTACACCTCGCTGTTGCGCCAAGAAGGTCGCCCGTCGGAGCCCATACCGCCCACAGCCCGCATCCCCGCCATCACCTTTCGAGCCGCACAATTCTCCGTTACTGTAAAACTCTAGGCCAGCTGCAAATTCTCTTTCAAGGCAGAGGCTCAGTTGCATAAAAAGTAGACACGTAAGTGATTTCTCTCCATCGTCTAATAAGAGTCAATCGAACTGACACGGAGATGGTACATGCCCGCAGGTGATCAACCGGCTGAATGTAAGCGTTCCCAAAAGGGCAGTGCTCTGCCCTGGCGCGTCGGTCAAAACTTTCGGTCGGCCGCGCGCGGGCAGTCTGATCCGTCAGCTGCACGTGGGTCGCACCTTAGATTTTCATGCAGCAAAATTTCTCGATGCAATAAATTTCATTCACGATGCAGTCATTTTCGtctacggttgcaacaaaaatatagATGCAGCAAAAGAAATATCAACGTCTTTGtaacaaaaaaacgaagctgatgatgcgtgATAGCAAAACAAAATtagggttgtagcaaaacaaccCGGTGAACTCaggttgcaactctgacgaacgtgtatgcaacttttttagtgaacgcttGCAGCAAAATATGATACCgcatgtagcaaaaattaacacggttgtagaaaaaaaacaacttttttagtgggcaaatgtaacaaatttaaacaccggttgtagcaaatttaaacgATCGCCACAGGAGAAAATGTTGCATGGCCATACGCACGGGTCGCGCACGAGGCGCGTGGGCAGCGAGCGACCGGCGCGCCAAGGAAAAGTTTCGCTTCCCAAAATATAATGATATattttaaaaattaaaaataattaaattgTTCATCCGTTTTGTGCCGGGCTAGGCATTTTAGACCGGGCTTTGTTAAGGCTTGCCTAACACCTGACGCGGCCCTGGTAATGCACGGTAAGCCGAAATAAATCCCGTGGGCTTCGATTATTTAGGAAAGTAAAACTGCACCATTTCCCTGGCCTCCCACGCATCCTTACCCGCAAGCCGTTAGATTTCGTGTTGGATACATACATGGCCGTCCGATCTAAGTTTGGATCGCGAACTGGACCGACTGTCCTACTGGGCTGCTACTCCCGTAGCATTTTCGGAGGCCTGTGGTTAGTTCGGGCCGCTCATTCACGGAATTACCAACCCGTTAAACAATTTCCCCATCCACCAACCCGTGACCAAGAGAGCAAGCGTCTGTCCACATCTTTCCCGACCTCTGCCCTCTCGATCTGGCGAACCCTAGCTGCCACGCCGCCCCGAGACCTTTACCACGGCCTCATACACCTCGTCACCTTCCGCTGGCTGCTCCCCTTCGTATCCCTCCTCCGATCCTCCTTTAACACATCCAGCGATGCCTCCTCCCCGTTGACCCACGCCACCTGCACCTCGTCACCATCCGCCGGACTCCCCCACCGCATCCTCGCCTAGCTCCTCATGTAGCGATTTCACAAACCTCGATGATGCCACCCCGCACCGGCGCACTTATAGCGGCCACGGTGACTGGCAATGAGGAGGAGGAAGCCCTCGACCATGGATTTGAGCGCTTCAATGGACTCCGTCGAGCTCCTCATTGTGTCTGCACTCCGATGTCCCTTGCTGCCACTATCTCTCCAGGGGAACAAGTACATGCTAAGTGGTTCATGATTTTTTTCTCCCCGCCTCTCCCCAACCTCTCTCCTAGAACACACTTTCAGTAGTGTTTCAGTGTTAATCTGCAGTCAATATATATCAAAGATCATTTTCTTCAGATAATTGTGCAGGTTtgtgaaggaaaagaaaagaaaaggaacaaGCCGTAGCAAAATTTTGGTGAAGAACATTTTTCTTTATCTTGTGAACATGTTGGTACTCAGATTTTGATTTTTGATGATTTGTAATTCACACATGCCTTTTATGTTCGATCCCTGTATTCGTTCACATAGTACTTGATGTTTCATGCTCTAGAGTCAAATCACCACTTGGAGAAGCAGAGGCAAATGTCAATGTGTGTCGATAGGCTTTGGACACAATCCACACGCACGGAGCTGCAAGGACATCCGATCCGGCAGGTGTGACCTCATGctcggatgacaacaatgacCATCATGGCACAACACCAACATACAAGTTCCCAGCCCTCTCACGCAATCTGGAACTTCAACAGTTCGATTTTGGCTCTGAATCATTCTTGGCTGTCTAATTCACGTTTTATTCCATCTCTATCTCATTATAGGATCATATATGTGCAAATCTGAACTATTTGACTAAATTCTATTTCTTTTTAGTGAATGATGTCTACAAAATTTGTGATGCGCTAACTGTTTCTCTATGACTTAGTATATCACAGTAGTGGTTGGCTTAGAAGTAACTTAGTGTAGTTCTCTTGTTTATGATTACTTGCTGACTTTTCCATACAAGTTCGCCGTTCTTCATGTTTTTAATTGAGAATATTTTTTTCAGATGCCATAGCGCCCATCTCTAGGCGAGCTTCGTTGCCTTCTCCTCACGAGCGTCAACATGAGGAACAATCATCATTGTTGCCAGAATTTCTTTTCGACCTATTACCTGCTGGGTTACAGGTTGATTTGATCTGCTGTATTATGAATCTAATTCAGCTCCATGCTAAAGTTAAGGCAGATGATTACCACCGCTAAAGTACTAATTGTGATGGTGTTTAATCTTGGCAGAGGCTTCCTTTTGGTGTATGCATCCATATACGAAAATGGCAAAGATAGCATAACATTATTAGATCTATGCCACAAAAATATATCCATTAGAAGGTATTTTACTATGGTGAAGGTTATATTGGTGCTCGATTTCCACAAAGTTTTGAATTAAGAAACTATACTGATATGCAGTTGGTAAATTTTGCTAATAATTACTCTCATGTTTTTCAGATAAGGTACTCCAAAGGAAGCAAAATTTAAGAGCCACAAAGTTATTGAAATCAAATACTAcaatgtttttgttattttttccaACCAATGGGTAATGAAATTCAACCTTGAAATCCTTAAGTGCTTTTATCTTATGGTTCCTGGCTTAAACAGAGAAAGTCTGCAACAGAAAATGTATTTGGAAAATGTTGTTTCCGAAATGTTTGTCATATGAACTGTACTAACTGACTTATGTTGCCTAACTTTTGGATTCAGTTTTTTCATTCTATCTTAGATTAATGATATCATGTAGCagttcttttttttgtgtgtgttaggAGCATACACACCTGTCCAGGTGGCATATATATTCTCCAAGAAGCAATGGTaaaatatgattaaatgaacATATGTTTTTAATATGAACACTTAACCTTATTACTAGATTTGCTTTAGAGTGCATATGTTATTGTCGTATCCACCGGATGTGTGTATGGATACTAGGTAAACTTGTTTCCAGTTATCCACTAACCCGAGAAACACCACTAAAACCCCCTTACCTCCTAGAATGAGACATCACAGAGTGACCATTCCGGCAAGTTCACAACTGTTGATGTCCATTCTAAGCTTTACGTAGATATCTTTCCTTGAAATAAATAAATTGTGATTACAAACAAGCCCATCATAAAGGAGGATCGAGACCTAGCAATTTCATTTCCATAGTTTGAAGAAATagctgaaattttttgtttgaTTTAATATGTGTGTATACTATTTTAATTGTTCTTGCTATTTTTATGTAACATTACTTCTTGATGTCTTCATTTACGGAGCTTCGTTCAGCGTAGTCTATAGATGCAACTTTATTTATTGGTGTGTACATTTTCTGTGATGACATTTCAAGCATTTACTCAAAAAATTATAATTAATTTACGTGTTGGTGCTTATGTGTGTAAAATTGATCATATAGGTGTTAATTGATGGCTGCAAGCAACGAACAATGTCCTACCTGATACGATGAAGTGCTTACTAGATGCTCGTGCCGACTCAATACTCCTTATGGAGTGAGTTACTGAGTCTTATATTGTTTCCTCCTCCTGCATTtgtgatatactccctccgtctcagaaTATAAAATGTTATTAAATCCAATATGTGAGTATATTGGATGTAATAGCATCTTAtaatatgggacggagggagtacatttcaTGCAATAATCAGAGAAAGAATATATTCTTTATTTGTTTGTTTCAGGGATACTAGAATGGGGTGTTGATGTCGTTAAAGTAAAATTCACTTTCTAGACCGATAAATTCAAAATCAGGTATCACATCTTGTGTTATAGTTAACATTTCCACTAGAGAATTTCGCTCTCATTACCAGTGTTAATATTTTATTTAGCATGGTCTTGGATATTTTATGTTCATGTATTTTGGGCTACTACATATATCACATTTCTTTCAAATTTAAAGAAAACAACGTTTCCATCCAAAACTTCTCCCTTGTAGACTTCTAATCTAAATGCTTGTGATTTGTTAATAACAAAGAAACAATACTTGTCATTTCATTATTTGTCAAGTGCAAACTTGTCTGCGAGCTACCCTTTGAACATACAACATAGATGGAAGTGTTTTGTCTGACCAAGTTAGCCATAATGCACAATTGAAGTGGTGATGATGCATGTAGTTGTATGTGTAGCCGAATGAGGATACCACGCTGCTTCTTAATGTTTAGTGCTATGACTTCGATAAGCACCAATGCTAATTTGTTGTAATTTTGATTTGTGTTTTGTGATTTTGTTTTATTATAGCTTGAATCAAAAAATGATAGTGGGCTATGTAAACTATTTCATTTTAGTGCTATGATGATTTGGGGAAGTACCTATGCTAATTTGTTGTTAGTTTGATTTATGttttatgattttgttttatTATACCTTGAATCAAAAATAATAGTATGCTAATTTGGATACATCATTTGTTGGATTGGGAAATATGCACTATATACATATATCAGTTTCGTATTGTTTATGTTTTATAACCATACATGTTTTCTCAAGTGTCTTCAAATTAGACCCATAACCAGCTGAGCGAAAATGACTAAACTTCCAGTCTGCACTCACAtttgaaaagaaaacaagaactttGCTAAATAAAATAACCTCATGTTTTTACACAAATCTCTAAAGCTACCATACTATATTAATAAAAGCACGGGCGCAACAACGCGCGCCATTAAAGATCTAGTGTAATGTAAAAGCAGATACGAACGCAACCCCGTCTTCTCTGATTAATGTTGGTTAGTCTACAGCCGTGACCTCCATGGACATCTTGGACGGAGCCAGGCGGAGTGCTAAAAAAAGTATTCTTAAATTTTTTTTTAAGAAAAATTACATGCATCTTGGACGGAGCCAGGCGGAGTGCTAAAAAAAAGAAAACTTGAAAAGAAATGTCTAACGCAACAAAAAAAAATGCAATGCGCAACTGAAACATTATACAATTGTATTGGTTTAAATTTGGCCCGACAATTTTTAACTTAGTTGATGGGTAATTAAATTTTAGTGGAGATTATCTTGCGATTCTAGATGAATGCTTTATCACTCCTTCAACCGAACATCTAAACCGAACGGCCTTATCACTGTCCTGTTGAAGGAGTTTTGGTCGGGCCTATTCCGCCCGTGGCCAGACAAGGAGCCGGAGCTGGGCCCACTTCGAGGCTTTCAGCCTCGCGGAGTATGGGACGGCCGCTAAGGCCGTGATCACTAAATTTTGGGTAAGTTCTGTTTTGAATAACTTGTCTTCAGTTTCAGTCATAGTTTGTCATTGAATCACTCAACTCATGCCTTGTTTACTTCTGGTTTTATGCATGATTGCAGGAATTCTATAGAGTTCTTGACGAGCACAAGGCCCAAGCCGACGGGGTCTTGCTGGCGGCTGCAAAGAATAAAGCTCGTCAGTTCCTGTACGAGGTGCGTTGGGTTGCCGTCTCACACTACTATCACACCTACCTTAATCAAAAGATGAGCAAAACTGAAGCGCAGAAACAACGACTTACCTTGAACACGGAGCAGTACATGATGGTAAGTATTAGAGACTTTTCAATCCAACGTATAAGCAGTCAATTTCATTGTTCTGTGCTGACATGTTGTTCTGTGCTGACATGTCATGCTTCCATTTTTAGGTTATTCCTAAATGGTGCTTGGGAAAGGATGATGGATGGGCTAGGTTGGTGGATAGGTGGCTCGGCGACGATGCAGAGTTTGCTGCCAAGAGCAGCAGGGCCCGGGCTAACCGTGGAAAAGATGGGACACACGGCCAAGGAAACAGGAACCACTGGGGCTTCAAGGCAATGACGGTATATCTATATGCATggtttatttttgttcttctttttacaTTTACCGTCATGTTTTCTATGTATGGCTAACTTCCGTGTGACGTTGCAGGAGGCCAAGTTGAAGAGGTCACTCTCAGACATACAGTCATGGGTGCTGGCCCGTGCTAGGACTAATCCCAAGGAAGGCGAGAGCAAGTACTATGACAATACAGAGGAGCACATGGAGTCCTACAAGCAACAGTTTGAGAGGTTGCATCCGCCTGGTCCGGATGCTCCTGACGTGATTGAGTCTCAGATCGATGAGACAGCGGTGGTGTCTATTCAGGGGAAAGCCCATGGCCGCTATCCATGTTTCGATAGCTTGATCACTCCTTCAGTCTCTTACACACAACTGCGGGCTACCAATCCAAGCCCGTGCATCAGTAAGGGGCGTTCGCAACCTCCCTTAGACCCCCAGCGTGATATAAGTAATTACCCCCTTATCATCTTTCTTTCTcacttttttagtttattttcaaCATTGTTCACTTACAAACAACCTAATTTTTGTAGGCATACATGGCCTTTGTCGAGCTTAGGAATCTCGAGGCGCGGCGCGGGAGTACTTGCGCCTAGTGAAGGCAAACGACAATTACAATCGTGAGATGATGGCGGTTAGTTTTGCCCTCTTCAAACAAAGCTAAAATTTGCACTTTCATTCCTTCTGACCTTCTAGTTTGCTTGGTTAACTAACATCCAGGCTATGGTGGCGTCTTGAAATAACCGCGCGGAGCCACCACaaatggtgttggaattatgccctagaggcaataataaatatagttattattataattcctgtatcaagacaattgtttattatccatgctataattgtattgaatgaagactcatttacatgcgtggatacatagacaaaacactgtccctagcaagcctctagttggctagccagttgatcaaagatagtcagtgtct
Coding sequences within:
- the LOC123442411 gene encoding BTB/POZ and MATH domain-containing protein 2-like, with amino-acid sequence MGCAMSSSFSTATPPSAAADVKPQTVSPRSGSHVLLLYINAYAIYQRLGNGKCVKSETFLAGGRRWYVEFYPDGHGPRDAGWISLFLFLVQAGAYEVVTTQLKISLLDTHGKPVPSYGSRGAWRSCTFSSNEGPWGYSRLITRADLERLGHVSSENGGFSVQFDIIVSDESSTEYVPGRNHDRMLVPPPDILHDLGKLLSSGEGVDVTFEVGGETFAAHRCILGARSFVFRAELLGPMKESTSTCVQIEDMEPKVFKALLHFIYTDSLPEIDEAEALGMIQHLLVAADRYGLKRLKLTCEEKLCSYFNTSTVATTLALAEQHACPALKEECLRFLESSNNSTLDLITRSSDFEHLATSCPSIMKELIPKLARKPPFVINYSNM